AGCGTCACgccaaactttatttaaaaatcgGACACTTCAATGAAAACTAGCTTACAGCGTCGCTTACAAACTACATAGAAAAAGAGTCGTGGCTATTGTAGTATCAGTAAgatatgtttttaagtttggCTTGTAAGGAATCTACCGTTCATCTCTCTGGCTCGCCTACCATCATCTACCAAAAATGTGGAAGGTGGTAAAATATGTAACGTTAGTAactttgaatatatatatataaatttcaCAAAACAAGGTCTAAGTTGATGATTGGATGTGCGCCGAATTTGTTATCCCGTCTTGAAGATTTCTAATAGACATTACGTGGTGTTTTACAAGAATTTAACTAATTCTAATTGTCAAGACAAATGTAGTTTCCAGATTTGTGCATGGAGTTTGGTAGGATGATCTCCCCATGCAGTGTTGTTTTGCCACCCTCGGTGCTGGCGGGATAGACTCAGTCCGTGTAAACCAGCCGAAGGACTTTATATCTTTTCCGGATATCATCGGGTGATTACACGCTTATTTAGATGAATCATTTACCCAGACAGTCAAAGGTTAAATAGATAGTAAACGCACGCAGACATTAGTCAATGAACTCACCGTTCGGAGGGCTGCCATCTCCGCTACGTAACGATGATGATAGAGATTATTTGTTCGTGTGGAAACAAACACTCAGCTCAAAGTCAACTTGAGTTCCGCTTTGAAATACGAGACGCAGCCCGGCTAAGGTGAAGCCAGAAACCTCCCGGACATAAAATGCCTTAACAAAACAACCGACCCAACAGCTTATTAAACCCGTTTAAATGGTTTGTGACTacgttgtatttttttttttccttttttgcgGGTTAATAATTTAACACTCCCCGCACTGTTATGTAAGAAGACACAAGAATTTTAGGGAGAAAAAAGAGCCACAAATGAAATTTAATAAAAGTCTTCTAGTTATTGTGGCCAGTCATGGACCATTAACCAGTAATGTCTTATTCAGGAAGTCATTGGAGGCGTGACAAAAGCGTAACATCTGATTGGCGGACAAAAGCTGCCTCAAATAGGGAGGTTATTAGAGGTCAGAAGAGGCCGGTGCTGATTGGTCGATCCCGTGGGGAGTGGTGCAGGTCTAGTTACACAGTTGGCCTGAATTCCAAAATTTTGAGCTTACTTACCAAAACCAGGCAACTGGCCTaactaaattacattttattaagaCGTTATATATTTAAAAGCAAGGAGAATTCATCTATAACCAGCACACTTGAACATTCTATATAATCTGTGTCAAACAAATGAATCTGTGAAACCAGCTGCTGTGGAGACCAGGCAGTCAGGATGGGATCTGACTCTTGAAGCCATAGTTGAGTTCGGCTCCGCCGCTCAACAGCAGGTCTATCCCGGTGCAGAAAGTAGCATCAGCAGCGAGATACAAGGCAGCCAGACCACACTCAGCCTCTGTCCCCATACGACCCAGAAGCTGTTTGAGAAGAAAACGTGTCATTTGTCTTTCTCGTTCAGATTCCACCTGTTTTGTAGTGCCATCGTGTAAATTGTAACACCGTGAGTGTTATAGACTTCCTGCAGCTGTTCCCTCAGTTGCACTGTAAAAGACAGCTTGGTTCTTAAGCATTCttatgttcttttctttttttgcaaaactatttgcaaaaaaaaaagaaaaaaaaacagtttcaatGAGAATAACTACAAACTTACTTATGCCATCTGCCTTCACCCCCCCTTTTATCCCCccttttttataaaaatgtgtaagaaatctcctccttctcctctaaTAACACTGTAATAAATGACTAGAAAATGTAGCAACAATTTAATAACCAAGCCCAGAGAAAATATCATGACATTAATCACACCGTCCAGCCAGACATTTCATATCCCTCTGTTTCCACTGTGAATAAAGAAGAGCAAGCAGAGACTCACAgtctcatctctcctctttGTTGCATCAGCCTGTTAACGTCAATTGTCTCTTGTGACTGGGATAAAAAGAAAGCGGTAATTTGcatggcaaaaacaaacactctgcTGCCGAAACTCTTTCTGTTGTCTCCAAGATTTAAGGAGTTAACATTTACAACCCAACAGAAAGACAGCAGTGTGTGGCAGTTTGGATCATTAACACAACAATGTAGCAGGGACGGTGGGCCACCTCCTagtgaaacacacatacaagacgtttctttcatttttttcatcacaaaaaagaaaatctcactAATGCTGAAGGCTCATTGTCACATGACATCATGTATACAGCATACAACAGTTCATCCCCTCCACTGCGAGCATGTTCCTCATCTTTCTAGTGTGGGAACTCTTGGATCCACTGTGAGAACTTGCCTGAGAGTTTTCTCCCATTTTCATGGCCGCTGCAGCATCTGGTGTCTGTCCTGCTAATTCTTCCCACAGAGGCGTCAGCACATTACCTGGAGAGATGCTGTAATATATGGCCAACAGTATTATCAGACAGGAAAGGATGCTATTGCACTTATAGTTAGTTAAATGACACTACTTCCCTGTTGCTTACAGTCTCTTTATGCAACAAtgactttttctgtttcatatcattttaaatagatgtttttgtttacagcttgttacTCAAATGTAGAAACTTTTAAACACAATTTCATTGCCACGTGCTATTTTTGAAATCATTGAACAGGGGTGGAAAGTACAACTTTgatgtatttgtactttacCTCAGTGCTTTTTTGCTATACTCCACATTCAGAGGAGTGTATTGTACCTTTAACACTGCTGCATTTATCTCATCGAAATAGCTACTTTTTAGATTAAAATTCTACATTAAAAACATACCTAATCAGCATCTAAAATGCAACACATTGTTAAAGATGAAATCAGTTGTTCACAGCAGTTGTCCTTTTAAAGCTAGTGTGGAGCTGGGACCCCTTGTCTTGTTTCAAAGAGATGTTTCACCTCTAAACTTCTCACATGGTGACATTCACTGTGTGAGacccaatatttcacaaaaagagaagatgagaaaaaagatcaaataatAGGAACAGACAAGCATCATAACTTagttttttcttcatctcttgACCCCTCAGATTTGGCTGGTGACCCCTTGGAGGGGCCCGACCCcaaggttgggaaccactaaTCTAGCTAATTGTATATAAAGTATtcctcttggatgggaggcgaaacgttttcaagtaccttcaacaagtccagttgacttttccTCAgctcctaaggaataactatgacctggatgactgagaatcttcacagatgTATATAAAGTAGCTTCAACTGTCGTCACCTGGAAGAGCTACAACAGTCACATGCTGCTCTAAAATTAATGCTGCAGTATCAACAATTTAATAGAATAATGTATCAGCCAGGACGGACAGTTCACTGTTTTACTGTGATTCTTTAAGCACATTATGCTgataatacttctgtacttttatttataggagtttcaatgcaggactttcacttAGTAtgggagtatttttacatggtTGTGCTGCTGCTTATGTAAAAATCAGAATAATTTTTTAACCATCGttaataagttaaaaaaaaagtaattaaattgATTATGTATTGCATTCGTACTGTACTACAAAAGTGATTCTTATCTTCTGTGCAAGGAGGAAGCTGAAGAAACCAGACAGACCACAGGAACAGGTTTGGCTCACCAGTTGACTCGAACATTGTACCGACTCTCATCCACAGCCATCGCCTTTGTCATGGAAATGATCGCCCCCTTGTGAAGAAAAGATCACATTACAGAAGTTTTGCTTGAAGGAAACACATGAGGACAGGACATTTATTGCCTGGAGGATCAACTCACCTTGGTTGCGACATATGGTGCAGCATCTTTCTGGCCGATGGTGCCCACCAGACTGGAAATATTGATGATGTTTCCCTGGCGCTGTCGTAGGTACGGCAAGGCACActgaagagagagggagacctCTAACCCCTTCAAAGATCCTATATACTCACTGTGCATACTGTAAGTGTCTATGGGTGTGAGAGGGAGGTCAGTGGAAGCAAAGAAAGGCTGTTCTAGAAGCAACTGATAAACCACTGaatactgaaaaatgtaatcacTGAAAATCTCTGAATTGATGAGGTTTGaattcttctctttgtttttttgttgttgtttttgtttgtttccaaatATGAATAGAAACTTTAACTGGTGTTCTCTGTCTGGGATCATCTGATGTCTTCAtcttgacagctttagttactttacagattcaaATTAACAATTTAAAATATAGTCAATAAATCAGTTACATTAATTCAGTGAGGAttccccggggggaaattcacaGGCTACCCAGCAGTGTGTAAAGTaatacacaaaatatataataataataataatacattgaAATGAGCTCCACTTGAATTACCAGCTGCAACAAtattgtacttaagtaaaagatctgagtacttcttccacctgTGCTGATAGGACAGTGGTTTTATCATCTCCATTCAGGTTTGACTGATTATCTTTGGTACCtgaatgtttacattttggcttcTGAATTTCACGAATTTCTCTGATGTGACCAGCGTTcattttgacttgacttgaattTTTAGATCTGCAAAGGACCAATTAAATTTGAGCAAtgtcaaaatagtttttaaaatattggaCACCTTTGTCTAAATCtgaatatgtattatatatatattatattaatattaagaaCTCTCAGGTTTATAAATCGTacaatttgaaatttgaaaattgAAATGGGAGAAATTGAGACACGTTTGTCAAAGTAAAATAATTCAGTTCACAATAAATCCTGTGCTTTTCAATGTACATTTCAACATCAGATATTCAGAATGGGGGGGTCCTGTGGCTTAGGGGTTACGACCAACTGTAAACTGATCTGTcatctctgtccctgtctgatGAAGGCCCAGctattatcattaatatatacaaataatatataactcaaagatctaaaacatttcctatatacaaaaaacaaccatttctctcaaatgttgttcacaaatctgtctaaatctgtgttagtgagcacttctcctatgccgagataatccatcccacctcacagggTTGGCATATCAAaatgctgattagacagcatgaatATTGGCCacaggctggccacaataaaaggccactctgaaatgtgcagttttgctttattgggGGGGTCTGGGGGGGTCAGAAAACCGTAGTAtcagtatctggtgtgaccaccatttgcctcacgcagtgcaacacatctccttcacatagagttgatcaggttgttgattgtggGATGTTGGTCCACTCCTCTTCAATGGCTGTGCCAAGTCGGCAAACCGCACTGCTCACCCACA
This genomic window from Pempheris klunzingeri isolate RE-2024b chromosome 17, fPemKlu1.hap1, whole genome shotgun sequence contains:
- the hsd17b14 gene encoding 17-beta-hydroxysteroid dehydrogenase 14: MSLRYHSKVVIVTGGSKGIGRGIVRVFVENGAKVVFCARGGAVGEALEKELNKAGPGSCKFVTCDISKEEDIKRLIAATVEHYGHIDCLVNNAGWHPPHKPTDDTTAEEFRELLNLNLISYFSASKCALPYLRQRQGNIINISSLVGTIGQKDAAPYVATKGAIISMTKAMAVDESRYNVRVNCISPGNVLTPLWEELAGQTPDAAAAMKMGENSQLLGRMGTEAECGLAALYLAADATFCTGIDLLLSGGAELNYGFKSQIPS